In Solanum lycopersicum chromosome 5, SLM_r2.1, the following are encoded in one genomic region:
- the PRK1 gene encoding receptor-like protein kinase precursor (The RefSeq protein has 2 substitutions compared to this genomic sequence) has protein sequence MSVAYRYSNHNRHHHHHHLLILFVLLLQVIVPIKSDNNEAEILLRFSKSLQKNDATANWNTKVSPCDKKTDRPNWDNVICENGFVFGLQLENKGLSGTIDVDALKDLPNFRTISVMNNNFEGPIPNLSKLAGLKTAYFTNNKFSGQIDNSFFEGMHWLKKLHLGNNQISGKIPSVFGQLPKLTELRLENNKFEGQIPDFNQERLIDMNFANNSLQGPIPHGLASLKPSAFEGNNLCDGPFSKCTSEPKVALWTIILVVIAVAAAVAAIVVVIIILRRGKQTPETETRPIPTPSGAAAGGATNQTGAPSAAELNKMEQGSNQAIAARDQSPEGTAVLNTNKRPEVQAVQQKLLFLKDDIEKFDLPDLLKASAEILGSGVFGSTYKAALSRGRVMVVKRFRQMNNVGKEDFHEHMRRIGRLSHKNLLPVVAYYYRKEEKLLVSEYVNNVSLAVHLHGNKSRGQPSLDWPTRLKIVKGVAKGLLYLYNELPSLTAPHGHLKSSNVLLNESYEPLLTDYALLPVVNLEHAQEHMIAYKSPEFKHNGRITRKNDVWTLGILILEMLTGKFPSNFLQQGKGSDTDLATWVRSVVNEDMTEVDVFEKEMRGTTNSEGEMMKLLKIALGCCDLDMKKRFDIKEAMERIEEVKERDGDDDFYSTRGLSDDYTQVSMNI, from the exons ATGTCGGTGGCTTATCGTTATAGCAACCACAATCgtcatcaccaccatcatcatctCTTAATCCTCTTCGTGTTATTATTACAAGTCATTGTCCCGATCAAATCAGATAATAACGAGGCAGAAATTCTCCTTCGATTCAGCAAGTCCTTACAGAAAAATGACGCAACTGCTAATTGGAATACGAAAGTATCACCTTGCGATAAAAAGACAGATAGACCCAATTGGGATAATGTTATTTGCGAAAACGGATTCGTTTTCGGGTTGCAATTGGAGAATAAAGGCTTAAGTGGGACAATAGATGTGGATGCTCTTAAAGATTTGCCTAATTTCAGGACCATAAGTGTTATGAACAATAATTTTGAAGGACCTATACCGAATTTAAGTAAACTTGCGGGGCTAAAAACGGCTTATTTCACAAATAACAAGTTTTCTGGCCAAATTGACAATAGTTTTTTTGAAGGGATGCATTGGTTAAAAAAACTTCATCTTGGTAACAATCAAATTAGTGGTAAAATCCCATCTGTTTTTGGTCAATTGCCTAAGCTTACAGAATTAAGACTTGAAAACAACAAATTTGAAGGCCAAATACCTGATTTTAATCAAGAGAGACTTATAGATATGAATTTTGCTAACAACTCTCTTCAGGGCCCAATTCCTCATGGTCTTGCTAGTCTCAAACCTTCAGCATTTgaag GTAATAATCTTTGTGATGGTCCATTTTCGAAATGCACGAGTGAACCAAAAGTAGCTCTGTGGACAATTATATTGGTGGTTATCGCAGTTGCAGCAGCAGTAGCAgcaattgttgttgttatcatcATTCTTCGTCGGGGCAAGCAGACACCCGAAACTGAAACAAGACCAATACCTACACCCTCTGGAGCTGCTGCAGGGGGCGCTACTAACCAAACAGGGGCGCCCTCAGCAGCAGATCTAAATAAAATGGAACAGGGCAGCAATCAAGCAATTGCTGCTCGTGACCAGTCTCCAGAGGGGACCGCTGTACTCAATACGAATAAGAGGCCTGAAGTACAAGCAGTACAACAAAAACTTTTATTCTTAAAAGACGATATTGAAAAATTTGATTTGCCAGATCTATTAAAGGCTTCAGCTGAAATATTGGGTAGCGGTGTGTTTGGTTCGACTTATAAAGCTGCACTAAGCAGGGGACGCGTTATGGTTGTCAAAAGGTTTAGGCAAATGAATAATGTAGGCAAGGAAGATTTTCATGAGCATATGAGAAGGATAGGTAGGTTGAGTCATAAGAACTTGCTTCCTGTTGTAGCTTATTACTATAGGAAAGAGGAAAAGCTTTTGGTCTCAGAGTATGTCAACAATGTCAGCCTTGCGGTTCATCTTCATG gtAATAAATCACGGGGCCAACCAAGTCTTGATTGGCCAACGCGATTGAAAATAGTAAAGGGAGTAGCCAAAGGACTATTGTACCTCTACAACGAGCTACCAAGCTTGACAGCACCCCACGGTCACCTCAAGTCCTCGAACGTGCTTCTGAATGAATCCTACGAGCCCCTCCTCACGGACTATGCATTACTACCTGTGGTAAACCTAGAACACGCGCAAGAACACATGATTGCTTACAAATCTCCTGAATTCAAACATAATGGTCGTATCACACGTAAAAATGATGTGTGGACGCTTGGAATATTGATCCTCGAGATGTTAACAGGCAAATTCCCGTCTAATTTCTTGCAACAAGGCAAGGGGAGTGACACGGATTTGGCTACGTGGGTAAGGTCCGTGGTAAATGAGGACATGACGGAGGTAGATGTATTCGAGAAGGAGATGAGGGGTACAACGAATTCGGAGGGAgaaatgatgaagttattgaagaTAGCTTTGGGttgttgtgatcttgatatggAAAAGAGGTTTGACATAAAGGAAGCAATGGAAAGGATTGAAGAAGTAAAAGAGAGAGATGGGGATGATGATTTTTACTCTACAAGAGGATTATCCGATGATTATACTCAGGTTTCAATGAACATTTAG
- the LOC101262013 gene encoding U-box domain-containing protein 35-like: MSQRSFTGDQNKATVVAIDKDKGSQYALKWAVDTLIGRGKNVTLLHVKVRPSVSLPNADVSDGTPRVYRSDPDSQAKELFLPFRCFCTRKNIQVNEVVIEGIDIATSISDYVTANVIENLVVGAASRNGFVSRFKMTDVPTAVSKIVPDFCTVFVIAKGKIQSTKNASSPVPSSPTPSQQNHSTSSLGAKLGFADTRYAQISSDTKGSVTDIRSPYASRSSADDLDSIKSPFTRGKAINRSYGDLSVAESDLSFVSSGRPSSTFPISMDSSHDLGLPPRLSNSSDTDAKYSAPRLSNSSETESRLSFGSSFSATRLSEANGFSSNSFDSGNGSWSSPSNMEDIEAEMRRLKQELKQTMDMYSSACKEALSAKHKAMELHRWKVEEEQKLEEARLAEEAALAVAEKEKAKCRAALEAAEEAQRIAEREAQRRISAERKALKESEEKKKVLDALAQSDCRYRKYTIEEIETATDNFAAIRKIGEGGYGPVYKCYLDHTQVAIKVLRPDAAQGRSQFQQEVEVLSCIRHPNMVLLLGACPEFGCLVYEYMANGSLDDRLFRRGSTQVLPWQLRFRIAAEVGTSLLFLHQTKPEPLVHRDLKPGNILLDRNYVSKISDVGLARLVPPSIADSVTQYRMTSTAGTFCYIDPEYQQTGMLGTKSDIYSFGIMLLQIITARPPMGLTHHVERAIEKGTFPDMLDPAVPDWPVEEALTFAKLALKCAELRRKDRPDLGTVILPELNRLRLLAEEAMQPMHFGSSPRSPTSESRSSSQVISGSDSNKSRSSNPFSSSTKSSGE, encoded by the exons atGAGCCAAAGGAGTTTTACTGGGGATCAAAATAAGGCAACAGTAGTTGCAATAGATAAAGATAAAGGAAGCCAATATGCATTAAAATGGGCTGTTGATACTTTGATTGGAAGAGGCAAAAATGTTACTCTTCTTCATGTTAAAGTTAGACCTTCTGTTTCCCTTCCTAATGCag ATGTGAGTGATGGAACTCCCAGAGTATATAGAAGTGATCCTGATAGTCAAGCAAAGGAATTGTTCTTACCTTTTCGATGCTTCTGCACCCGTAAGAAT ATTCAAGTCAATGAAGTTGTAATTGAAGGCATAGACATAGCGACCTCCATAAGTGACTATGTTACAGCCAACGTCATAGAGAATCTAGTGGTGGGCGCTGCATCAAGGAACGGTTTTGTTAGCAG attCAAGATGACGGATGTCCCAACCGCGGTGTCCAAAATCGTACCTGACTTTTGCACAGTTTTTGTGATTGCCAAAGGCAAAATTCAATCGACAAAGAATGCATCTTCTCCAGTTCCCAGTTCACCAACTCCCTCGCAGCAGAATCATTCCACCTCCTCTCTAGGTGCTAAGCTTGGCTTCGCTGATACACGTTATGCACAAATCAGCAGCGACACAAAAG GAAGTGTGACTGATATTAGGTCACCATACGCATCACGAAGCTCAGCTGACGATTTAGATAGCATCAA GTCCCCATTCACCAGAGGTAAAGCGATAAACAGATCATATGGAGACCTCTCAGTGGCAGAATCTGATTTATCATTTGTGAGCTCTGGTCGTCCAAGCTCTACATTTCCAATCTCTATGGATAGCAGTCACGATTTGGGTCTTCCCCCTCGGCTTTCAAACAGCTCAGACACAGATGCTAAATATTCTGCTCCACGACTTTCAAACAGCTCAGAAACGGAGAGCAGACTAAGCTTTGGATCATCATTCTCAGCAACCAGGTTATCTGAAGCCAATGGCTTCTCATCAAATTCTTTTGATAGTGGCAATGGATCATGGTCTTCACCCAGCAACATG GAAGACATAGAAGCAGAGATGAGAAGACTCAAGCAGGAACTCAAGCAGACTATGGACATGTACAGTTCAGCATGCAAGGAGGCACTTTCAGCAAAACATAAG GCAATGGAGCTTCACCGCTGGAAAgtagaagaagaacaaaaattagAAGAGGCACGACTAGCAGAGGAAGCAGCACTGGCTgttgcagagaaagaaaaagcaAAGTGCAGGGCAGCCCTTGAAGCAGCAGAAGAAGCACAGAGGATCGCCGAACGAGAGGCACAGAGAAGAATCAGTGCAGAAAGGAAGGCACTCAAAGAATctgaagagaagaagaaggtaCTGGATGCCCTTGCACAGAGTGATTGCCGGTATCGTAAGTATACAATAGAGGAGATTGAAACAGCAACAGATAACTTTGCAGCAATTCGTAAAATTGGAGAAGGTGGATACGGGCCGGTATACAAGTGTTACTTGGATCACACGCAGGTTGCAATTAAGGTTCTCCGTCCAGATGCTGCTCAAGGAAGGTCACAATTTCAGCAAGAG GTTGAAGTTCTAAGCTGCATAAGGCATCCAAACATGGTTCTTCTACTTGGAGCCTGCCCTGAATTTGGCTGCCTAGTGTATGAGTACATGGCCAATGGGAGCTTAGATGATCGCCTCTTCCGAAGAGGAAGCACTCAAGTTCTTCCTTGGCAACTGAGATTTCGTATAGCTGCAGAGGTCGGAACTAGCCTCCTTTTCCTTCACCAGACCAAGCCAGAACCTCTAGTGCACAGGGATCTGAAACCTGGCAACATTTTGCTTGACCGCAACTATGTAAGTAAGATCAGCGATGTTGGTTTAGCTAGGCTCGTCCCCCCTTCTATAGCTGACTCCGTGACACAGTACCGAATGACATCAACAGCGGGAACATTTTGTTATATAGATCCTGAATATCAGCAAACTGGGATGTTGGGAACAAAATCTGATATATACTCATTCGGAATAATGCTTCTCCAAATAATTACAGCCAGACCTCCAATGGGTTTGACTCACCATGTTGAGAGGGCAATTGAGAAAGGCACTTTTCCTGATATGCTTGATCCAGCAGTTCCTGACTGGCCTGTGGAAGAGGCTTTAACGTTTGCCAAGTTAGCACTCAAGTGTGCAGAACTCAGGCGTAAAGACCGACCAGATCTTGGCACTGTAATTTTGCCTGAACTTAACAGGTTACGTTTACTTGCTGAAGAAGCAATGCAACCAATGCATTTTGGAAGCAGCCCAAGAAGCCCAACTAGTGAAAGTCGATCTAGCTCTCAA GTAATTTCAGGATCAGATAGCAATAAAAGTCGCTCAAGCAACCCCTTTTCATCAAGCACAAAATCAAGTGGTGAATAA
- the LOC101262314 gene encoding uncharacterized protein — MAKHQTTSFNFRSSCSILVFLSIFSSIPLLYWSYSIGYGYCHDQVENNKEMLSMEPIKLLKFPKAWNQLVFSSKQRRTPQTKLLKIGLFVRKWPEKNQAGGMERHALTLYLALAKRGHDLHIFTTSSSASIPSTMSNLHFHISRPIGSGYLNQVVAWKQFLEENATKAFDVIHSESVGLRLTKSSTYLNNVAVSWHGIAYETIHSDIIQELVRNPLDSSSQQVISDGKMMKVVEEVKFFQYYAHHVATSDHVGDVLKRIYMIPEERVHIILNGVDEEIFKPDVSKGNDFLLKLGLNQDRSRSSIILGLSGRLVKDKGHPLMFEALQQLFLENSTFNETVIVLIAGNGPWGDRYKELGPNVMVLGPLERAQLAEFYNAIDIFVHPTLRAQGLDQVPLEAFLTGKPVMATKLASFTGSIIVNEDMGYTFSPTVSELKRVLYEVWEGGKKNLEKKGGFARERGLKMFTATKMVAAYERLFLCISGNNEEKQQKNEDYCVYQPHQEMD; from the coding sequence ATGGCAAAACATCAAACCACTTCTTTCAATTTCAGATCTTCTTGTTctattcttgtttttttatCAATCTTCTCATCAATTCCTCTTCTCTATTGGTCTTATTCAATTGGTTATGGCTATTGTCATGATCAAGtagaaaataacaaagaaatgtTATCAATGGAACCAATTAAACTCCTCAAATTTCCAAAAGCTTGGAACCAACTTGTTTTTTCATCAAAACAACGTCGTACTCCTCAGACAAAACTCCTTAAAATTGGTCTCTTTGTCAGGAAATGGCCAGAAAAGAATCAAGCTGGAGGTATGGAACGACACGCCTTAACACTCTATCTTGCCTTAGCTAAACGCGGACATGACCTTCACATCTTCACAACTTCTTCATCCGCGAGTATTCCAAGTACCATGAGTAATCTCCATTTTCACATCTCAAGGCCTATAGGTTCAGGATATCTAAATCAAGTTGTTGCTTGGAAGCAATTTTTAGAAGAAAACGCGACAAAGGCCTTTGATGTTATACATTCAGAAAGTGTAGGTCTCAGACTAACAAAATCAAGTACTTACCTGAATAATGTCGCGGTTAGCTGGCATGGAATTGCTTATGAGACTATACATTCTGATATCATACAAGAACTCGTAAGAAATCCTCTAGATTCATCGTCACAACAAGTGATCAGCGATGGCAAAATGATGAAAGTTGTTGAAGAGGTAAAGTTCTTTCAATACTATGCTCACCATGTTGCCACGAGTGATCACGTTGGAGATGTACTTAAAAGGATCTATATGATCCCAGAAGAGCGCGTTCATATCATCTTAAATGGAGTAGATGAGGAAATATTCAAACCAGATGTTTCAAAAGGCAATGATTTTCTACTGAAATTAGGTCTCAACCAAGATAGATCAAGGTCATCGATAATCCTAGGATTATCAGGTAGATTGGTTAAAGATAAAGGACATCCATTAATGTTTGAAGCATTACAACAGCTCTTCTTAGAGAACTCGACATTTAACGAGACTGTGATCGTCCTAATAGCTGGAAATGGTCCATGGGGTGATCGATACAAAGAGCTAGGACCAAATGTGATGGTTTTAGGACCATTAGAACGTGCTCAATTGGCGGAGTTTTACAATGCAATAGATATATTTGTACACCCAACTTTACGAGCTCAAGGTTTAGATCAAGTACCATTGGAAGCATTTTTAACAGGTAAGCCTGTGATGGCGACAAAACTAGCAAGTTTTACTGGTTCTATTATTGTCAACGAAGATATGGGATACACATTTTCACCTACAGTAAGTGAATTGAAGAGAGTTTTGTATGAAGTTTGGGAAGGGGGAAagaaaaatttggagaaaaaagGCGGGTTTGCTAGGGAGAGAGGATTGAAGATGTTTACTGCAACGAAAATGGTTGCAGCGTATGAGAGGCTATTTCTTTGTATCTCAGGTAACAATGAGGAAAAACAACAGAAAAACGAAGATTATTGTGTCTATCAACCTCATCAAGAGATGGATTGA